The proteins below come from a single Argentina anserina chromosome 1, drPotAnse1.1, whole genome shotgun sequence genomic window:
- the LOC126792628 gene encoding LOW QUALITY PROTEIN: F-box/LRR-repeat protein 25-like (The sequence of the model RefSeq protein was modified relative to this genomic sequence to represent the inferred CDS: inserted 2 bases in 1 codon; deleted 2 bases in 1 codon; substituted 3 bases at 3 genomic stop codons), whose translation MRQITDAEPVWNSSARKCNRIVNDRISALPDDILHHIVSLLSLTLREAVSTSVLSHRWKNMYVYMSSLEFDWCKMLAAKRVDSIXCNTGEFRRKNVRSLVITIDRFLTCRLASRIVSFKVSCCLXKEYALNIGDRIDCAVKKGVENLDLAFTCEFDDLSERFSERISYYEFPILHLVKGKESKLRHIVLRSCFLGVYFHDRFSTLSTLVFYDVHFVGQADPLMFCSCVKLQSLTLHSCFGLERLSISLDHXLVVKKCLGLRGIELSAPNLPNFYCQANFIDISXIKVPNVVEVYVSVIRINVMNTFAQLEKNLPNKY comes from the exons ATGCGTCAGATTACTGACGCTGAACCAGTTTGGAATTCTTCTGCTAGAAAG TGCAACCGCATTGTCAATGATCGCATCAGTGCATTGCCAGATGATATCCTTCATCACATTGTCTCGTTATTGAGTTTGACT TTGAGGGAAGCTGTAAGTACAAGTGTTTTGTCTCACCGCTGGAAGAACATGTATGTTTACATGTCAAGCCTTGAATTCGATTGGTGTAAGATGCTCGCAGCCAAAAGGGTGGATAGTATCTAATGCAATACCGGGGAGTTTCGCAGGAAGAATGTGCGGTCTTTAGTAATAACAATAGATAGATTCCTAACGTGCCGTTTGGCTTCGAGGATTGTCTCCTTCAAAGTTAGTTGCTGCCTTTAAAAGGAGTATGCTCTTAATATTGGTGACCGGATTGATTGTGCCGTCAAAAAGGGTGTTGAAAATCTTGATCTAGCCTTTACGTGTGAATTTGATGACCTATCTGAACGATTTAGTGAAAGGATCAGCTATTATGAGTTTCCAATTCTTCACCTTGTGAAGGGTAAAGAATCCAAATTAAGGCATATTGTATTGCGCTCATGCTTTCTGGGGGTATATTTTCATGATCGATTCAGCACACTCTCCACTCTTGTGTTTTATGATGTGCATTTTGTTGGACAAGCTGATCCACTCATGTTTTGTTCTTGTGTGAAGCTTCAGTCTTTGACATTGCATTCGTGTTTCGGATTAGAAAGATTAAGCATTTCACTCGATCA GCTAGTAGTGAAAAAATGCCTAGGTTTAAGAGGAATTGAGCTTAGTGCTCCAAATCTTCCAAACTTTTATTGTCAAGCCAATTTCATTGATATCTCATGAATAAAAGTTCCTAATGTAGTGGAAGTTTATGTTTCAGTTATCAGAATCAATGTGATGAATACTTTTGCTCAGCTAGAGAAAAATCTTCCTAACAAGTACTAA
- the LOC126791078 gene encoding uncharacterized protein LOC126791078, with product MSWLFASLQPDAENDASFLSQTLTRQLRGVATFLAPPPPSSSSSEPPLSSDYPPPSPALVGVRNDLAELGGSFKAGLSLLSVAGISKLASTLLPARNGASDDDCGGSAPGITDEILGFVAEISKLPDCWTGFPIPLDHRDFNMSSAQREHAFSVEQLVPEFASLRDRVCSAMSEEQFWMIYFLLLLPRLNADDFELLSTPKIVEARDVLLHKLQKKNTHVSEESTLDSTEKDSQVEKTQGEEISSLKTEIVNTVERLRIDDEDSTEQWSEEASISSGTFVDDPKKLEQDYDISFSDLDEEGTDTSCRSSGLRPAQAVRGSNDWVRLNSSSVFGGGHQRNFTSREKDSEGEESSDWLTVDKSD from the exons ATGTCTTGGCTCTTTGCCTCTCTCCAACCCGACGCTGAAAACGACGCGTCGTTTCTCTCCCAAACCCTCACCCGCCAACTCCGCGGCGTCGCCACCTTCCTCGCTCCTCCTCCGCCGTCCTCATCCTCCTCCGAGCCCCCTCTCTCCTCCGATTATCCTCCGCCGTCGCCGGCGCTCGTGGGAGTCCGAAACGACCTCGCGGAATTAGGCGGGAGCTTCAAGGCCGGTCTCTCGCTTCTCTCCGTCGCCGGAATATCCAAATTGGCCTCGACCTTGCTTCCGGCTCGCAACGGAGCTTCGGACGACGACTGCGGCGGTTCTGCGCCGGGAATCACCGATGAGATTCTCGGCTTCGTCGCTGAGATTTCGAAGCTTCCGGACTGTTGGACCGGCTTCCCTATACCACTGGACCACCGCG ATTTTAACATGTCTAGTGCTCAGAGAGAGCATGCCTTTAGTGTTGAACAATTGGTTCCGGAGTTTGCGAGTTTAAGAGACCGAGTTTGCAGTGCGATGAGTGAGGAGCAATTCTGGATGATCTATTTCCTGTTGCTGCTTCCAAGACTCAATGCAGATGATTTTGAGCTTCTGTCGACCCCCAAG ATTGTTGAAGCAAGAGATGTACTTTTGCACAAGCTTCAAAAGAAGAACACACATGTATCTGAGGAGTCAACTCTTGATTCAACTGAAAAGGACAGCCAGGTTGAGAAGACACAAGGTGAGGAAATCTCGTCTTTAAAAACAGAGATTGTAAATACAGTGGAAAGGTTAAGAATCGACGATGAAGATAGCACTGAGCAGTGGTCAGAAGAGGCTAGTATTAGTTCTGGAACTTTTGTGGATGACCCAAAGAAACTTGAACAAGATTATGATATCTCATTCAGCGATCTAGACGAGGAGGGGACTGACACTTCCTGTAGATCATCAGGCCTAAGACCAGCTCAGGCTGTAAGGGGATCAAATGACTGGGTTCGGCTGAATAGCAGTTCAGTGTTTGGTGGTGGCCATCAAAGGAATTTTACGTCGAGAGAGAAAGATTCAGAAGGTGAAGAGTCGAGTGACTGGCTCACTGTAGATAAGTCTGATTAG